From a region of the Corythoichthys intestinalis isolate RoL2023-P3 chromosome 7, ASM3026506v1, whole genome shotgun sequence genome:
- the LOC130918984 gene encoding G-protein-signaling modulator 2-like isoform X1: MVLVFYLHSSSLSLALTVQANVNAERIKSFCFAVTAGRGAKRCCLERAVFASQAEKREMSVVSDCLKCIRMERSNRMESSCLDLALEGERLCKAGNYPAGVSFFESAIQVGTEDLQILSAIYSQLGNAYFHLQQYNKALEYHRHDLTLTRTIGDEPGEAKASGNLGNTLKLLGRYNEAVVCCQRHLDITRAMCDKVGQARALYNFGNVYHAKGKSICWSGTEPGEFPEEARIALRKASQYYEANLLLVKELGDHAAQGRTYGNLGNTYYLLGDFQTAVAAHEKRLLIAKEFGDKSAERRAHCNLGNAHIFLSQFEMAASHYKRTLQLARLLKDKAVEAQACYSLGNTYTLLQDYERAIDYHLKHLVIAQDLNDRIGEGRAYWSLGNAHTALGNHEQAMHFAEKHLEIAKETGDKSGEATAQMNLSDLRLVVGLKSNIYSNILSKANNTSLSVSQQSYLNMSGTKSPSRRQGSAENLDTSPKHSGDSSFHQEWEEDRISKSSKNNTIKASTKLFLFHRLKSKKHKNKSPKNQHESLSDQSGPDLDPPVSPQPASKDTIGEDGFFDLLSRFQGNRMDDQRCTLLDGSNHQPASSSPSSTPPVAERKSILECEVPLQDPGHFLELLASSQARRLDDQRVSLNHFPGLRLSTCNRPSTPSTSSENQEPSQGPISCADPAHTPSQYNCIETCASQPEGDDVFFDMLVKCQGSRLNDQRCAAPPSATRGPTVPDEDFFSLILRSQSNRMEEQRVVPPSDVSQSKPD, encoded by the exons AATGGAGTCCTCATGCTTGGATCTGGCCCTCGAAGGTGAAAGGCTCTGTAAGGCTGGTAATTATCCCGCTGGTGTGTCTTTCTTTGAGTCTGCCATCCAGGTTGGAACCGAGGACCTCCAAATCCTCAGCGCAATCTATAGCCAACTCGGCAATGCTTACTTTCACTTGCAGCAGTACAACAAAGCCTTGGAGTACCATCGACATgatcttacactcacaag GACGATTGGCGATGAACCTGGGGAGGCGAAAGCTAGTGGCAACCTTGGGAACACATTAAAGCTTTTAGGACGCTATAATGAAGCTGTGGTTTGTTGCCAAAGACATTTAGACATCACCAGAGCTATGTGTGATAAG GTTGGGCAGGCCCGAGCACTGTATAATTTTGGGAACGTTTACCACGCCAAGGGTAAAAGCATCTGTTGGTCTGGGACAGAGCCAGGAGAGTTTCCAGAGGAAGCAAGGATAGCCCTAAGGAAAGCTTCTCAGTATTATGA GGCAAACTTGCTTTTGGTAAAGGAGTTGGGGGATCATGCTGCTCAGGGTCGCACTTATGGGAACCTTGGTAACACTTATTATCTACTGGGTGATTTTCAAACTGCTGTTGCAGCACATGAAAAG CGCCTTCTCATTGCCAAAGAGTTTGGAGACAAGTCTGCTGAGAGGAGGGCGCACTGTAACCTTGGCAATGCTCATATATTCCTCAGCCAATTTGAAATGGCGGCTAGTCATTATAA GAGGACTCTACAGCTGGCCCGGCTTTTAAAAGACAAGGCAGTGGAAGCCCAAGCCTGTTACAGTCTGGGTAACACCTACACACTCCTTCAGGACTATGAAAGAGCTATTGATTATCACCTCAAACATCTGGTAATTGCTCAGGACCTCAACGACAG GATTGGTGAGGGAAGGGCATACTGGAGTCTAGGAAATGCCCACACTGCCCTGGGGAACCACGAGCAAGCTATGCACTTTGCGGAAAAACATCTGGAAATTGCCAAAGAG ACTGGAGACAAAAGTGGCGAAGCTACTGCACAGATGAATTTGTCAGACCTGCGGCTAGTTGTGGGTTTAAAGTCCAACATCTATTCCAACATCCTCAGCAAAGCTAACAACACATCTCTGTCAGTAAGCCAACAGAGTTACctcaacatgtcag GGACTAAGTCACCATCAAGGAGGCAAGGAAGTGCGGAAAACCTGGACACGAGTCCAAAACATTCTGGAGATTCATCGTTTCATCAG GAATGGGAGGAAGACCGAATCTCAAAGTCTtcaaaaaacaacacaataaaGGCTTCAACTAAGCTCTTCCTCTTTCACCGACTAAAAAGCaagaaacataaaaacaaatccCCAAAAAACCAGCACGAAAGCCTGTCAGATCAATCAGGTCCTGACTTGGACCCACCAGTGTCTCCTCAG CCAGCATCTAAGGACACAATTGGGGAGGATGGCTTTTTCGACCTTCTCTCTCGTTTCCAAGGAAACAGAATGGATGACCAAAGGTGCACTCTTTTAGATGGTTCAAACCATCAGCCTGCCAGTTCCTCTCCCTCATCTACCCCACCTGTAGCTGAAAGGAAAT CTATACTGGAGTGCGAGGTACCCTTGCAGGATCCTGGTCATTTCCTGGAGCTGCTGGCCAGCTCCCAGGCCCGTCGCCTGGACGACCAACGAGTCAGCCTGAACCATTTTCCTGGCTTGAGACTCAGCACCTGCAACCGGCCCAGTACACCCTCCACCTCCAGCGAAAACCAAGAGCCCTCACAAG GCCCCATTTCCTGTGCAGACCCAGCTCACACACCCTCCCAGTACAACTGCATCGAGACCTGCGCTAGCCAACCGGAAGGGGATGATGTCTTCTTTGACATGCTAGTTAAGTGCCAG GGCTCCAGACTGAATGACCAAAGGTGCGCTGCGCCACCCTCTGCCACACGTGGACCAACTGTCCCAGATGAGGATTTCTTTAGTCTCATCTTGCGTTCACAGTCAAACAGGATGGAAGAGCAGCGAGTGGTACCACCGTCTGACGTCAGTCAGTCCAAACCAGACTGA
- the mcoln3b gene encoding mucolipin-3, whose amino-acid sequence MMESSHLHGVHETDPNSTWVNQFQSMEVDSVECLRRRIKYYFMNPCEKYHARGRKPWKLLLQIIKIAIITVQLVSFGLSNQMVVTFKEENVLAFQHIFLKDFVDGGIATYALYKQEDVYDHIRYVIEQYRHLHNTTVGNHEYEKNGSAYTPLSLCQEFYRNGSIYPGNDTFEIDANVETDCIDIYPMNRSSSPEVVPQFELDFKRMLSIKISFALKAINLQTVRHRELPDCYEFNILITFNNGAHSGRIKVDLENDVEINECKDWKVTGASAKSIYLTLMFDCLIIITCITSFALCLRSVFSGIQLQFEYTHYYQNQSGKDVPWSDRLEFVNGWYILIIASDLLTITGSILKIDIQTKVLTSYDVCSIFLGIGTMFVWIGVIRYMGYFRKYNILILTLRAAFPNVIRFICCAGIIYLSYCFCGWIVLGPYHEKFRTLNTVSECLFSLINGDDMFPTFKNMKQKSSLIWMFSRVYLYTFVSLFIYMILSLFITIITNTYDTIKQQQMSGIPTSELQRFLSECKDLPNSGVYRLDKNSCFLQCCMNKCKEHHERLTSNE is encoded by the exons ATGATGGAGTCAAGCCATTTACATGGCGTACATGAGACAGACCCCAACTCTACATGGGTCAACCAGTTTCAATCAATGGAAGTAGACAGTGTGGAGTGTCTCAGAAGAAGAATCAAATATTACTTCATGAATCCTTGTGAAAAGTACCATGCTCGTGGACGGAAACCATGGAAACTTCTCCTGCAGATCATTAAAATAGCCATTATCACAGTCCAG TTGGTGTCGTTTGGGCTGAGCAACCAAATGGTTGTAACTTTTAAGGAAGAAAACGTCCTGGCATTTCAGCATATTTTCTTGAAAGATTTTGTCGATGGGGGAATCGCTACATATGCTCTTTACAAACAAGAAGATGTTTATGATCACATAAGATATGTAATTGAACAG TATAGACATCTGCACAACACAACAGTAGGAAACCatgaatatgaaaaaaatggctcTGCCTACACACCCTTGTCTCTGTGCCAGGAGTTCTACAGAAATGGCAGCATCTACCCTGGCAACGACACTTTTGAAATTGATGCAAATGTGGAAACGG ATTGCATTGACATCTATCCAATGAATCGGTCGTCATCGCCAGAGGTTGTCCCACAGTTTGAGTTGGACTTTAAAAG AATGCTCTCAATCAAAATCTCATTCGCTCTCAAAGCCATCAATTTACAGACAGTCAGACACAGAGAGCTGCCAGACTGCTATGAATTCAACATCCTT ATCACTTTCAACAACGGAGCACACAGTGGCAGGATAAAGGTGGACCTCGAAAATGATGTTGAGATCAATGAGTGCAAGGACTGGAAAGTAACCGGAGCAT CTGCCAAAAGCATATATTTGACCCTGATGTTTGACTGCCTTATCATCATAACATGCATTACTTCCTTCGCTCTCTGCTTACGCTCAGTGTTCAGTGGGATTCAGCTGCAGTTT GAATACACACACTACTACCAAAACCAGAGTGGGAAAGATGTGCCCTGGTCTGACAGGCTGGAGTTTGTTAATGGCTGGTACATCCTGATCATTGCCAGTGACTTGTTAACTATCACTGGCTCTATTCTAAAGATTGATATTCAAACTAAG GTCCTGACAAGCTATGATGTGTGCAGCATCTTTCTTGGTATTGGCaccatgtttgtttggattgggGTCATCCGCTACATGGGCTATTTTCGCAAGTACAAT ATCCTCATCTTGACTCTCAGGGCAGCTTTTCCAAATGTGATTCGTTTCATCTGCTGTGCTGGAATAATCTACCTGAGTTACTGCTTTTGTGGATGGATTGTCCTTGGCCCATATCATGAGAAG TTCCGTACCTTGAATACTGTATCTGAGTGCCTATTCTCCCTGATCAATGGAGATGATATGTTTCCCACCTTTAAAAATATGAAACAGAAGAGCAGCCTGATTTGGATGTTCAGCAGGGTCTACCTATATACCTTTGTCTCCCTGTTCATCTACATGATCCTCAGTCTATTCATCACTATCATCACAAACACCTACGACACCATCAAG CAACAGCAAATGAGTGGGATTCCTACATCTGAACTCCAGCGATTCCTTTCAGAGTGCAAAGACCTCCCAAACTCTGGAGTTTACAGACTTGACAAGAATAGTTGCTTCTTGCAGTGCTGCATGAACAA GTGCAAAGAGCATCACGAGAGGTTGACTTCAAATGAATAG
- the LOC130918984 gene encoding G-protein-signaling modulator 2-like isoform X2, whose amino-acid sequence MESSCLDLALEGERLCKAGNYPAGVSFFESAIQVGTEDLQILSAIYSQLGNAYFHLQQYNKALEYHRHDLTLTRTIGDEPGEAKASGNLGNTLKLLGRYNEAVVCCQRHLDITRAMCDKVGQARALYNFGNVYHAKGKSICWSGTEPGEFPEEARIALRKASQYYEANLLLVKELGDHAAQGRTYGNLGNTYYLLGDFQTAVAAHEKRLLIAKEFGDKSAERRAHCNLGNAHIFLSQFEMAASHYKRTLQLARLLKDKAVEAQACYSLGNTYTLLQDYERAIDYHLKHLVIAQDLNDRIGEGRAYWSLGNAHTALGNHEQAMHFAEKHLEIAKETGDKSGEATAQMNLSDLRLVVGLKSNIYSNILSKANNTSLSVSQQSYLNMSGTKSPSRRQGSAENLDTSPKHSGDSSFHQEWEEDRISKSSKNNTIKASTKLFLFHRLKSKKHKNKSPKNQHESLSDQSGPDLDPPVSPQPASKDTIGEDGFFDLLSRFQGNRMDDQRCTLLDGSNHQPASSSPSSTPPVAERKSILECEVPLQDPGHFLELLASSQARRLDDQRVSLNHFPGLRLSTCNRPSTPSTSSENQEPSQGPISCADPAHTPSQYNCIETCASQPEGDDVFFDMLVKCQGSRLNDQRCAAPPSATRGPTVPDEDFFSLILRSQSNRMEEQRVVPPSDVSQSKPD is encoded by the exons ATGGAGTCCTCATGCTTGGATCTGGCCCTCGAAGGTGAAAGGCTCTGTAAGGCTGGTAATTATCCCGCTGGTGTGTCTTTCTTTGAGTCTGCCATCCAGGTTGGAACCGAGGACCTCCAAATCCTCAGCGCAATCTATAGCCAACTCGGCAATGCTTACTTTCACTTGCAGCAGTACAACAAAGCCTTGGAGTACCATCGACATgatcttacactcacaag GACGATTGGCGATGAACCTGGGGAGGCGAAAGCTAGTGGCAACCTTGGGAACACATTAAAGCTTTTAGGACGCTATAATGAAGCTGTGGTTTGTTGCCAAAGACATTTAGACATCACCAGAGCTATGTGTGATAAG GTTGGGCAGGCCCGAGCACTGTATAATTTTGGGAACGTTTACCACGCCAAGGGTAAAAGCATCTGTTGGTCTGGGACAGAGCCAGGAGAGTTTCCAGAGGAAGCAAGGATAGCCCTAAGGAAAGCTTCTCAGTATTATGA GGCAAACTTGCTTTTGGTAAAGGAGTTGGGGGATCATGCTGCTCAGGGTCGCACTTATGGGAACCTTGGTAACACTTATTATCTACTGGGTGATTTTCAAACTGCTGTTGCAGCACATGAAAAG CGCCTTCTCATTGCCAAAGAGTTTGGAGACAAGTCTGCTGAGAGGAGGGCGCACTGTAACCTTGGCAATGCTCATATATTCCTCAGCCAATTTGAAATGGCGGCTAGTCATTATAA GAGGACTCTACAGCTGGCCCGGCTTTTAAAAGACAAGGCAGTGGAAGCCCAAGCCTGTTACAGTCTGGGTAACACCTACACACTCCTTCAGGACTATGAAAGAGCTATTGATTATCACCTCAAACATCTGGTAATTGCTCAGGACCTCAACGACAG GATTGGTGAGGGAAGGGCATACTGGAGTCTAGGAAATGCCCACACTGCCCTGGGGAACCACGAGCAAGCTATGCACTTTGCGGAAAAACATCTGGAAATTGCCAAAGAG ACTGGAGACAAAAGTGGCGAAGCTACTGCACAGATGAATTTGTCAGACCTGCGGCTAGTTGTGGGTTTAAAGTCCAACATCTATTCCAACATCCTCAGCAAAGCTAACAACACATCTCTGTCAGTAAGCCAACAGAGTTACctcaacatgtcag GGACTAAGTCACCATCAAGGAGGCAAGGAAGTGCGGAAAACCTGGACACGAGTCCAAAACATTCTGGAGATTCATCGTTTCATCAG GAATGGGAGGAAGACCGAATCTCAAAGTCTtcaaaaaacaacacaataaaGGCTTCAACTAAGCTCTTCCTCTTTCACCGACTAAAAAGCaagaaacataaaaacaaatccCCAAAAAACCAGCACGAAAGCCTGTCAGATCAATCAGGTCCTGACTTGGACCCACCAGTGTCTCCTCAG CCAGCATCTAAGGACACAATTGGGGAGGATGGCTTTTTCGACCTTCTCTCTCGTTTCCAAGGAAACAGAATGGATGACCAAAGGTGCACTCTTTTAGATGGTTCAAACCATCAGCCTGCCAGTTCCTCTCCCTCATCTACCCCACCTGTAGCTGAAAGGAAAT CTATACTGGAGTGCGAGGTACCCTTGCAGGATCCTGGTCATTTCCTGGAGCTGCTGGCCAGCTCCCAGGCCCGTCGCCTGGACGACCAACGAGTCAGCCTGAACCATTTTCCTGGCTTGAGACTCAGCACCTGCAACCGGCCCAGTACACCCTCCACCTCCAGCGAAAACCAAGAGCCCTCACAAG GCCCCATTTCCTGTGCAGACCCAGCTCACACACCCTCCCAGTACAACTGCATCGAGACCTGCGCTAGCCAACCGGAAGGGGATGATGTCTTCTTTGACATGCTAGTTAAGTGCCAG GGCTCCAGACTGAATGACCAAAGGTGCGCTGCGCCACCCTCTGCCACACGTGGACCAACTGTCCCAGATGAGGATTTCTTTAGTCTCATCTTGCGTTCACAGTCAAACAGGATGGAAGAGCAGCGAGTGGTACCACCGTCTGACGTCAGTCAGTCCAAACCAGACTGA